The proteins below are encoded in one region of Metabacillus dongyingensis:
- a CDS encoding CoA transferase subunit A translates to MKTVNTSFTDAVKDIKDGSTLMVGGFGLCGIPENLILALVETGVKDLTIISNNCGVDDWGLGLLLKNKQIKKMISSYVGENKEFERQVLSGEIEVELVPQGTLAEKIRAGGAGIPAFYTPAGVGTPIAEGKETRSFGGKEYLLEEALTADFSLVRAWKADKMGNLLYNKTAQNFNPMIAAAGKVTIAEIEELVEAGEIDPSEIHTPGIYVQSLILGEQQKRIERLTVQKIG, encoded by the coding sequence ATGAAAACGGTGAATACATCTTTTACAGACGCAGTGAAAGACATTAAAGACGGATCAACATTAATGGTTGGCGGGTTTGGCTTATGTGGAATTCCTGAGAATTTGATTCTTGCTTTAGTAGAAACAGGCGTAAAAGATTTAACGATCATCTCTAACAATTGCGGAGTAGATGACTGGGGTCTTGGCCTGCTTCTTAAAAATAAGCAAATCAAAAAAATGATCAGCTCATATGTTGGTGAAAACAAAGAATTTGAACGCCAGGTTCTTTCCGGGGAAATTGAAGTGGAACTTGTCCCGCAGGGAACGCTCGCTGAAAAAATCCGGGCAGGCGGTGCGGGTATCCCTGCTTTCTACACGCCTGCAGGTGTAGGCACGCCAATCGCAGAAGGTAAAGAGACGCGCAGCTTCGGGGGAAAAGAGTATTTGCTGGAAGAAGCGCTAACGGCAGATTTCAGTCTTGTCCGTGCGTGGAAGGCAGATAAGATGGGCAATTTGCTTTACAATAAAACAGCTCAAAACTTCAATCCGATGATTGCGGCAGCCGGAAAAGTAACGATTGCTGAAATTGAAGAACTTGTAGAAGCTGGAGAGATTGATCCAAGTGAGATTCACACTCCAGGCATATATGTACAATCATTGATACTCGGTGAACAGCAAAAACGCATTGAACGGTTAACGGTTCAAAAGATAGGATGA